One genomic window of Spirochaetae bacterium HGW-Spirochaetae-1 includes the following:
- a CDS encoding DUF2804 domain-containing protein codes for MQKEITGPLELLKDDGTLTGEGWARKPWWNYDRRKVRAPWHRIKEWDYYAVISQDGGYGLTVTMSDLSFAALVAVCWVDFKAGTYKQLDTIRLMTRGRMGFPPSSKSGDLYFSDKKMTVEFGIRDNKRIISVDVPSFESPYGDRGLKARLVLQQDPDMDSMVIATSWAENRKAFYYNQKINCMPAEGTVTMGTRIFTFSPTNSFGCLDWGRGNWTYKNTWYWGSASGTVNGKSLGWNIGYGFSDRSPASENILFYEGKGHKLNQVTFHFDANDFMKPWKFTSNDGRFELDFEPALDRESYFNLGLISSIQHQVFGWYTGTVTLDNGTVIALERFPGFAEEVRNRW; via the coding sequence ATGCAGAAAGAAATAACGGGCCCACTGGAACTGCTGAAAGATGACGGCACACTGACCGGCGAAGGCTGGGCACGCAAACCCTGGTGGAACTATGACCGCCGTAAAGTCAGGGCACCGTGGCACCGCATCAAGGAATGGGACTATTATGCCGTGATTTCCCAGGATGGCGGATACGGTCTCACCGTTACCATGTCTGACCTGAGCTTTGCCGCGCTGGTCGCCGTATGCTGGGTTGATTTCAAAGCCGGTACCTATAAACAGCTCGACACCATCCGGCTCATGACACGGGGCCGCATGGGATTCCCTCCGTCGTCGAAAAGCGGCGACCTCTATTTCAGTGATAAAAAAATGACCGTGGAATTCGGGATCAGGGACAATAAAAGAATCATATCCGTTGATGTGCCGTCCTTTGAATCGCCCTACGGCGACCGGGGACTAAAGGCCCGCCTGGTCCTTCAACAGGACCCGGACATGGACAGCATGGTCATCGCCACGTCATGGGCCGAAAATCGAAAGGCCTTCTATTATAACCAGAAAATCAACTGCATGCCCGCCGAAGGAACGGTCACCATGGGCACCAGGATATTCACCTTCTCGCCGACCAACTCCTTCGGCTGCCTCGACTGGGGCCGCGGCAACTGGACATACAAAAACACCTGGTACTGGGGCTCGGCCTCGGGCACTGTCAACGGCAAGTCCCTGGGATGGAACATCGGGTACGGTTTCAGCGACAGAAGCCCCGCTTCGGAAAACATCCTCTTTTATGAGGGAAAAGGTCACAAGCTGAACCAGGTCACCTTCCACTTCGACGCTAATGATTTCATGAAGCCCTGGAAATTCACCAGTAATGACGGCCGCTTTGAACTTGATTTTGAGCCGGCCCTGGACAGGGAAAGCTATTTCAACCTGGGCCTTATTTCATCGATACAGCACCAGGTATTCGGCTGGTACACCGGCACTGTGACGCTCGATAACGGGACGGTGATAGCCCTGGAACGCTTTCCCGGATTTGCCGAGGAAGTCAGAAACCGGTGGTGA
- a CDS encoding TetR/AcrR family transcriptional regulator, with the protein MPRIHNKNTREPRQKRSIEMKQRIMEAARLLFSEKGLHGTSSNEIVEKAGVSIGSFYSYFPDKRTLYLEVLESFINTVSAHILSDAIEFRYTGEEHDIKETLYQYLKNVFRSFDIDLRFHAQTIALRFTDADIAKIYDAAEKRELQYIKNILIQFRKSRPLGIEDIDMAAKIIHGSIAYLVHSIKFFNYRSDEDRLINELAQSIFKYIA; encoded by the coding sequence ATGCCCCGCATTCATAATAAGAATACAAGAGAACCAAGGCAAAAAAGAAGTATAGAGATGAAACAAAGAATAATGGAGGCTGCCAGGCTCCTCTTTTCCGAAAAGGGTCTTCATGGGACAAGCTCCAATGAAATCGTGGAAAAGGCCGGTGTGTCCATTGGCAGTTTCTATAGCTATTTCCCGGACAAACGCACCCTGTACCTGGAGGTGTTGGAGAGCTTTATCAATACCGTTTCAGCCCATATTTTATCGGATGCCATTGAATTCCGGTATACCGGCGAGGAGCACGATATTAAAGAAACCCTCTATCAGTACCTTAAAAATGTTTTCCGCAGCTTTGACATCGACCTGCGGTTCCATGCCCAGACCATCGCCCTGCGCTTTACCGATGCGGACATCGCCAAAATCTATGACGCAGCCGAAAAACGCGAACTCCAGTATATTAAAAATATTCTTATTCAATTTCGCAAAAGCCGTCCCCTGGGTATTGAGGATATCGATATGGCTGCAAAAATAATCCATGGCTCAATCGCCTACCTGGTACACTCAATCAAATTTTTCAATTACCGGAGTGATGAAGACAGGCTCATCAATGAACTGGCGCAATCCATATTTAAATATATTGCCTGA
- a CDS encoding GNAT family N-acetyltransferase gives MKLLPRQISEEDLPGLMALYACLHPKEKQPEPAVLKKAWGGIINNRDFFTCYIIEKDGMVIASASLAIVPNLTRQGRPYAVVENVITHPGFRRQGHGFEVMQAVIEHARMRNCYKIILLSSVNRIEAHAFYDKLGFDRHAKQGFHLAL, from the coding sequence ATGAAATTACTGCCAAGACAAATATCCGAAGAAGATCTTCCAGGACTTATGGCCTTGTATGCCTGTCTGCATCCAAAAGAGAAACAGCCCGAACCGGCTGTCTTGAAAAAGGCATGGGGCGGAATTATCAATAACCGTGACTTCTTCACCTGTTACATCATCGAAAAAGACGGCATGGTCATCGCATCGGCTTCGCTGGCAATTGTACCCAATCTCACACGCCAGGGCCGCCCCTATGCCGTTGTGGAAAATGTTATTACCCATCCCGGTTTCCGCAGGCAGGGCCATGGCTTTGAAGTCATGCAGGCCGTGATCGAACATGCCAGGATGCGAAATTGCTATAAAATAATACTGCTCAGCAGCGTAAACAGAATCGAAGCCCATGCCTTTTATGATAAGCTGGGATTTGACCGTCATGCCAAACAAGGCTTTCATCTGGCCCTGTAA
- a CDS encoding alcohol dehydrogenase: MLFDFSTAGTVIFGTGTASRIPALTAEMGNSVLLITGSRPERADQLRSSLKKRSIITTNFSVSAEPSTETIMQGYDLASRAGCSIVISMGGGSVLDTGKAVAAMMTNKGEVTDYLEVVGKGMVPAIPPAPFIAVPTTAGTGTEVTRNAVITSIRHKVKVSMRGPYLLPRFAVVDPELTLSMPPSVTASTGLDALTQLIEAFVSIAASPITDAICREGLHHAAASLLCAYTDGDNLQAREGMALASLFSGMALANAKLGAVHGFAGPLGGMFPAAHGVICACLLPHVMKANIETLELQHENSRTMGKFREIACILIGEPEAGPHDLVEWIDTICETMKIPSLRSMGVTEAHIPSITAQSKKSSSMKGNPVELDDDVLEKILFRALD, translated from the coding sequence ATTCTATTTGATTTCAGTACGGCGGGAACTGTAATCTTCGGTACGGGAACCGCCTCCCGCATTCCCGCTCTTACGGCAGAAATGGGAAATTCGGTTCTGCTTATAACGGGAAGCAGGCCGGAACGGGCGGATCAACTGCGGTCATCGCTGAAAAAACGCAGCATTATCACTACGAACTTCAGCGTAAGCGCTGAACCATCAACGGAAACGATCATGCAGGGATACGATCTGGCCAGCCGAGCGGGATGTTCCATAGTTATATCCATGGGCGGCGGCAGCGTACTTGACACAGGCAAGGCCGTGGCAGCCATGATGACCAACAAGGGCGAAGTAACGGACTACCTCGAAGTGGTGGGGAAAGGAATGGTGCCCGCCATCCCCCCGGCTCCTTTCATTGCCGTTCCCACGACAGCAGGGACAGGAACCGAGGTGACACGAAATGCCGTAATAACATCCATCCGCCATAAGGTAAAGGTAAGCATGCGAGGTCCGTACCTGCTTCCCCGTTTCGCCGTGGTCGATCCTGAACTTACTCTTTCCATGCCGCCTTCAGTCACGGCCTCAACTGGACTGGACGCACTGACACAACTAATCGAGGCCTTTGTTTCCATTGCTGCCAGTCCCATCACCGACGCCATCTGCCGTGAAGGACTGCACCATGCCGCAGCTTCCCTGCTCTGTGCCTATACCGACGGCGACAACCTGCAGGCCCGCGAAGGCATGGCCCTGGCAAGTCTTTTCAGCGGCATGGCTCTCGCCAACGCCAAACTGGGTGCCGTACATGGCTTTGCCGGTCCGCTGGGAGGCATGTTTCCCGCAGCCCATGGCGTCATCTGTGCCTGCCTGCTCCCCCATGTCATGAAAGCCAATATAGAGACGCTGGAGCTTCAACATGAAAATTCCCGCACCATGGGAAAATTCCGTGAAATTGCCTGCATACTCATTGGTGAACCCGAAGCCGGCCCCCATGACCTCGTGGAATGGATTGATACAATATGCGAAACCATGAAAATCCCGTCGTTGCGAAGCATGGGAGTTACAGAAGCTCATATTCCGTCCATAACGGCACAGTCAAAAAAATCCAGCAGCATGAAGGGTAATCCCGTTGAGTTGGATGATGATGTACTGGAGAAAATACTGTTCAGGGCTCTGGATTAA
- a CDS encoding antibiotic biosynthesis monooxygenase, translating to MLIVQVHVKVRPDSIGAFIEATRENAKNSLLEKGIARFDVIQQADDPSSFILIEAYRDDDAPARHKETSHYNIWRDAVDGMMAEPRTGIKYINIFPDDKKW from the coding sequence ATGTTAATTGTACAGGTTCATGTAAAGGTCAGGCCGGACAGCATCGGGGCCTTCATAGAGGCGACCCGTGAAAATGCCAAAAACAGCCTGCTGGAAAAGGGAATTGCCCGCTTCGATGTCATTCAGCAAGCCGATGATCCATCATCCTTTATTCTCATTGAAGCTTACAGGGATGACGACGCCCCGGCACGTCACAAGGAAACGTCACATTATAATATATGGCGTGATGCGGTAGATGGAATGATGGCTGAACCAAGAACGGGAATAAAATACATCAACATCTTTCCCGACGACAAAAAATGGTAA
- a CDS encoding hybrid sensor histidine kinase/response regulator, translated as MRFFLKSFEDSDFMLQQRARVLFVIVISSTIALVAFSIFFIVRDQRDPGIILPFVAAIVLILGALFFLKKGHFSFYAHFLLVVALVAIWMVNFFESGPLVQRIDSIILVLAVLTMTPLVFIRKGGGIILYFALNMVLLLVYSIYIQITFNLENSITREFMLDNILAFSLTGVFCYSIFSIYKRSLEKAQKAEEEIQAQYEELAATSEELEAMNDELIKAHNDIMISNQKINEERDRLATTLRSIGDGVITLTSEGNIETMNRAAEDILCRSSGDCREKHINEVFKIVSTRAEQALDDPIEKVLCEGEQVEMEGDVILMCCDGTRKMISAIATPLYDSLNRINGAVIAFRDITERKKMEDEVLKASKIESLGVFAGGIAHDFNNLLTAILGSVSIVRLDMEEKNRNREFLLDAERACLRAKDLTQQLLTFSKGGAPIKTMASLKNLIKDTTAFVLSGSSVQCVYDIDEHLWNAEVDRGQISQVVHNMILNARQSMIGGGTIRVVAVNAVIDEESSIPLLPGHYIRVSISDSGDGIRSDIMNKIFEPFFTTKMEGNGLGLAVTASIIKNHNGHIAVLSAPGEGATFEFYLPASMEKVMEEKEILTTSSFDGVRILLMDDDEIVLRVAEHMLQRLGCEVQTSRDGSKAIELYRGSIESGPRFKVVIMDLTVPGAMGGKDAMVELKKLDPDIRAIVSSGYANDPVMARFHEYGFCGYVIKPYKIEELGRAILKALT; from the coding sequence ATGCGTTTTTTCCTGAAAAGTTTTGAGGATTCGGACTTCATGCTTCAGCAGAGGGCCCGGGTTTTGTTTGTGATTGTAATCTCATCCACAATCGCCCTGGTGGCCTTTTCGATATTCTTCATTGTCAGAGATCAGAGAGATCCCGGAATCATACTGCCCTTCGTCGCTGCCATTGTCCTGATACTTGGGGCCCTGTTTTTTTTGAAAAAGGGTCATTTCAGCTTCTATGCCCATTTTTTACTCGTTGTCGCCCTTGTAGCAATATGGATGGTTAATTTTTTTGAATCGGGACCCCTGGTGCAAAGGATTGATTCCATCATCCTTGTTCTTGCCGTTCTGACCATGACACCGCTGGTTTTTATCAGGAAGGGCGGGGGCATTATTCTGTACTTTGCCCTGAATATGGTTCTGCTGCTGGTTTACTCCATCTATATTCAGATTACCTTCAATCTCGAGAACAGCATCACCAGGGAGTTTATGCTGGATAACATCCTGGCCTTTTCACTGACCGGTGTGTTCTGCTACAGTATTTTTTCCATTTACAAGAGATCTCTTGAAAAGGCCCAGAAGGCGGAGGAAGAGATCCAGGCCCAGTACGAGGAACTGGCCGCTACCAGCGAGGAACTGGAGGCCATGAACGATGAACTGATCAAAGCCCACAACGACATCATGATATCCAACCAGAAGATCAACGAGGAAAGGGACCGCCTTGCTACAACACTGCGGTCCATCGGTGATGGTGTTATCACCCTTACATCGGAAGGGAATATTGAAACGATGAACAGGGCCGCAGAGGATATTCTGTGCCGAAGTTCAGGCGATTGCCGGGAGAAACATATCAACGAGGTTTTCAAGATTGTCAGTACAAGGGCTGAGCAGGCGCTGGACGATCCCATCGAGAAGGTTTTATGTGAGGGTGAACAGGTGGAGATGGAGGGCGATGTAATACTCATGTGCTGTGACGGTACCCGGAAAATGATTTCGGCCATAGCCACACCCCTGTATGATTCACTGAACAGGATTAATGGAGCCGTTATAGCCTTTCGTGATATAACCGAGAGAAAGAAAATGGAAGATGAGGTGCTCAAGGCATCGAAAATAGAATCGCTGGGCGTTTTTGCCGGGGGTATTGCCCATGATTTCAATAATCTTTTAACGGCAATTCTCGGCAGTGTTTCCATCGTGCGTCTGGATATGGAGGAGAAAAACCGGAACCGGGAATTTCTCCTCGATGCCGAAAGGGCATGCCTCAGGGCCAAGGATCTGACCCAGCAGCTCCTCACTTTTTCCAAGGGAGGAGCCCCTATTAAAACCATGGCATCGCTGAAAAATCTTATCAAGGATACTACGGCCTTCGTTCTTAGCGGATCAAGCGTGCAATGCGTCTATGATATCGATGAGCATTTATGGAATGCCGAGGTTGACCGGGGACAGATAAGCCAGGTAGTACATAACATGATTTTAAATGCCCGCCAGTCCATGATCGGTGGTGGAACTATCCGGGTGGTTGCCGTGAATGCAGTGATCGATGAAGAGAGTTCAATCCCCCTGCTACCCGGACATTACATCAGGGTGAGTATCAGTGATAGTGGTGACGGTATCAGGTCTGATATCATGAATAAAATATTTGAGCCTTTCTTTACGACAAAAATGGAAGGTAACGGCCTGGGCCTTGCCGTAACTGCCAGTATCATCAAGAACCATAACGGTCATATAGCAGTACTCTCGGCACCGGGGGAGGGAGCCACTTTCGAGTTTTATCTTCCCGCTTCAATGGAAAAAGTCATGGAGGAAAAGGAAATCCTGACAACGAGTTCCTTCGATGGAGTAAGGATCCTTCTCATGGATGATGATGAGATCGTGCTGCGGGTCGCCGAGCACATGCTCCAACGGCTGGGCTGTGAGGTGCAAACTTCGCGTGATGGTTCAAAGGCCATTGAATTATACCGTGGAAGCATCGAGTCTGGTCCCCGCTTCAAGGTTGTGATTATGGATCTTACCGTTCCCGGGGCCATGGGCGGCAAGGACGCCATGGTGGAACTTAAAAAGCTTGATCCGGATATTAGGGCTATTGTATCGAGCGGGTATGCCAATGATCCTGTCATGGCCAGGTTTCATGAGTATGGATTTTGCGGATATGTTATCAAGCCCTATAAAATTGAAGAACTGGGCAGGGCTATATTAAAAGCCTTGACGTAA
- a CDS encoding chemotaxis protein: MNTTKRLNTSLNEEKDVDLFSNVMTQNNIRMLKAFSSIVLLSNIATLAIKMTGASSKYLTYTGIFVELFLITFIVSVSFLITKKLKNVVLSSYIFMTGIMLSIWVFQFIIYGATELFAIHYIAIALSVFYFDKKIVIYTLLLVIISQTTLLVMRPELRPGGPASNLLIRYLIYIWTGIGASVGAGATKELLKLAINKQNEAKQSLGDLRKIAAAMVDSVDVLQSHTKSQESVTGEMDSISQDQAASLEEISAFLEELAANSESINDVAKSLYRDISLTVDSVHEFKEINDSVLENSNEIIETLKEISLYSKNNADHIKLTKEKSEILKNKSTEMSNFVQVINDIADQVNLLSLNAAIEAARAGDSGRGFAVVADEISKLADATTNNAKEINRIIVENQKQIDESTRLIDESSIMTVKLNEAILRIQDKVKDAGNRMRIIGDKIKAIREINSNIHEASSSIENSIQQQEAGISESSDTISSIAKDAQKIVKISGSILIANNTLNDMSAQMQILARSMVHAQE; this comes from the coding sequence ATGAATACAACAAAAAGACTTAATACATCACTGAATGAAGAGAAGGACGTAGACCTGTTTTCCAATGTCATGACTCAAAATAATATCAGGATGCTGAAGGCCTTCTCAAGTATCGTACTGCTGTCAAATATTGCCACACTGGCGATAAAAATGACGGGGGCCTCTTCGAAATATCTCACCTATACAGGTATATTTGTCGAACTTTTTCTGATTACCTTCATCGTGTCCGTCTCGTTTCTGATCACCAAGAAATTGAAAAATGTCGTTCTTTCCAGCTATATATTCATGACCGGCATCATGTTGTCGATCTGGGTGTTTCAGTTCATTATTTACGGAGCAACGGAACTTTTCGCCATCCATTACATTGCTATTGCCCTCAGTGTATTCTATTTTGATAAAAAAATCGTCATTTATACCCTGCTGCTGGTAATAATATCGCAGACCACCCTGCTTGTGATGAGACCGGAACTGAGGCCGGGCGGGCCTGCCAGCAACTTGCTTATCAGGTATCTTATTTATATATGGACCGGTATCGGTGCATCGGTGGGTGCCGGGGCCACGAAGGAACTTCTCAAGCTGGCCATAAACAAGCAAAATGAGGCGAAACAAAGCCTGGGTGATCTCAGGAAAATTGCGGCCGCCATGGTCGATTCCGTTGATGTGCTGCAATCACATACAAAAAGCCAGGAGTCCGTTACGGGTGAAATGGATTCAATTTCCCAGGATCAGGCAGCTTCCCTGGAGGAGATATCAGCCTTTCTGGAAGAGCTGGCTGCCAATTCCGAGTCGATTAACGATGTGGCCAAATCGTTATACCGTGACATAAGTCTCACCGTTGATTCGGTCCATGAATTCAAAGAAATAAATGATTCGGTTCTCGAGAATTCCAATGAAATCATTGAAACCCTGAAGGAAATATCCCTCTACTCAAAAAATAACGCCGATCATATCAAGCTGACAAAGGAAAAATCAGAGATATTAAAGAATAAAAGTACTGAGATGTCGAATTTTGTACAGGTCATCAATGACATTGCCGATCAGGTGAATCTGCTTTCACTGAACGCGGCCATCGAAGCGGCCCGGGCCGGGGATTCAGGCCGGGGATTTGCCGTTGTGGCCGATGAGATTTCCAAACTCGCCGATGCCACGACCAACAACGCGAAAGAAATTAACAGGATAATAGTGGAAAACCAGAAGCAAATAGATGAAAGCACAAGGCTTATTGATGAATCGTCGATCATGACCGTCAAGCTCAATGAGGCTATTTTAAGGATACAGGACAAGGTAAAGGACGCCGGTAACAGGATGCGGATCATTGGAGATAAAATTAAAGCCATACGGGAAATAAATTCCAATATCCATGAGGCGAGCTCATCCATTGAAAATTCAATTCAGCAGCAGGAAGCGGGCATAAGTGAATCGAGTGATACCATCTCCAGTATTGCAAAAGATGCTCAGAAAATTGTTAAAATATCCGGTTCAATCCTGATTGCCAATAACACGTTAAATGACATGTCAGCGCAAATGCAGATTCTTGCCAGGAGCATGGTACATGCACAGGAATAA